From one Nonomuraea polychroma genomic stretch:
- a CDS encoding MBL fold metallo-hydrolase, with product MTTVHVEVVETSSLGDRSYLVHDGQVALVVDPQRDIDRVLALAGRLGVRITHVAETHLHNDYVSGGLALARVTGATYLMAEAEDVSFERTPVADGQEIVISGRMRVSPVATPGHTFHHLSYVVSGPGGPEGVFTGGSLLFGTTGRTDLLGARHAHRLAHQQHASARRLADLLPDGAHIWPTHGFGSFCSATQSDAPASTIGREKDVNPVLRLEADDFVAQTLAGLDAYPAYYAHMGARNSAGADLIDLTPAQIAGADQLRERIDAGEWVVDLRSRKAFAHRHLAGTLSFGLDGPMSTWLGWMAPWGSPITLLGESAEQVAAAQRELARIGIDRPAAAAPGTPDAWAAGEEARLGKLMVAAFADLAASRAGRTPHGLPAPDVLLDVRMTNEWRSGHIDGATHIPLPDLPARLAEVPDGTVWVHCGSGYRAAAASSLLARSGHHVVHIDDTYARAAEAGLTIITPGN from the coding sequence ATGACGACGGTCCATGTCGAGGTGGTGGAAACTTCCTCCCTGGGGGACCGCAGCTACCTGGTGCACGATGGGCAGGTCGCGCTGGTGGTCGACCCGCAGCGCGACATCGATCGCGTCCTGGCCCTGGCCGGACGGCTGGGCGTGCGCATCACGCATGTGGCCGAGACTCACCTGCACAACGACTACGTCTCCGGCGGCTTGGCCCTGGCCCGGGTCACCGGCGCGACCTACCTGATGGCCGAGGCCGAGGACGTCTCCTTCGAGCGGACGCCGGTGGCCGACGGGCAGGAGATCGTCATCTCTGGACGCATGCGCGTGTCGCCGGTGGCCACGCCTGGCCATACCTTCCATCACCTGTCGTACGTCGTGTCCGGCCCCGGCGGCCCTGAAGGGGTGTTCACGGGCGGGTCGCTGCTGTTCGGCACCACCGGCCGTACCGACCTGCTCGGCGCCCGGCACGCCCACCGCCTGGCCCACCAGCAGCACGCCTCGGCCAGGCGCCTGGCCGATCTGCTGCCCGACGGCGCGCACATCTGGCCCACCCACGGTTTCGGCAGCTTCTGCTCGGCCACCCAGTCAGACGCCCCTGCTTCGACCATCGGACGGGAGAAGGACGTCAACCCGGTGCTGCGGCTGGAGGCCGATGACTTCGTCGCCCAGACGCTGGCCGGATTGGACGCCTACCCTGCCTACTACGCGCACATGGGCGCCCGCAACAGCGCCGGCGCCGACCTGATCGACCTGACTCCCGCCCAGATCGCCGGCGCCGACCAACTGCGGGAGCGGATCGATGCCGGCGAGTGGGTCGTGGACCTGCGCTCACGCAAAGCCTTCGCCCACCGCCACCTTGCCGGCACGCTCAGCTTCGGCCTGGACGGGCCCATGTCGACCTGGCTGGGCTGGATGGCCCCGTGGGGGTCGCCCATCACCCTGCTGGGTGAGTCGGCCGAGCAGGTCGCCGCCGCCCAGCGGGAGCTGGCGCGCATCGGGATCGACCGCCCGGCCGCCGCCGCGCCCGGCACTCCCGACGCCTGGGCCGCCGGCGAGGAGGCCCGCCTCGGCAAGCTCATGGTGGCCGCCTTCGCCGATCTGGCCGCGTCCCGTGCCGGCCGCACGCCGCACGGCCTGCCGGCGCCGGACGTACTGCTCGATGTGCGCATGACCAACGAGTGGCGCTCCGGGCACATCGACGGCGCCACCCACATCCCGCTGCCGGACCTGCCTGCCCGCCTGGCCGAGGTGCCGGACGGCACGGTGTGGGTGCACTGCGGCTCCGGCTACCGCGCCGCAGCCGCCAGCAGCCTGCTGGCCAGGTCCGGGCACCACGTGGTGCATATCGACGACACCTACGCCCGGGCCGCCGAGGCAGGCCTGACCATCATCACCCCCGGAAACTGA
- a CDS encoding metal-sensitive transcriptional regulator: protein MAGYTDTKQDHLQRLRRIEGQTRGLQRMVENDKYCIDILTQVSAATSALQSFALSLLEEHLAHCVAEATMKGGPEAEAKVKEASDAIARLVRS, encoded by the coding sequence ATGGCCGGATACACCGACACCAAGCAAGACCACCTCCAGCGGCTGCGCCGGATCGAAGGACAGACTCGCGGGCTGCAGCGGATGGTCGAAAACGACAAATACTGCATCGACATCCTCACCCAGGTGTCGGCGGCCACCAGCGCCCTGCAGTCCTTCGCTCTCTCCCTGCTCGAAGAGCACCTGGCCCACTGCGTCGCCGAGGCCACCATGAAAGGCGGCCCCGAGGCCGAGGCCAAGGTCAAAGAAGCTTCCGACGCGATCGCGCGGCTCGTCCGTTCCTGA
- a CDS encoding heavy-metal-associated domain-containing protein, whose product MATATYTVKGMTCGHCVSSVKEEVSEVPGVTGVEVDLATGLLTVESEPPVDEAKIVAAVEEAGYEVASQP is encoded by the coding sequence ATGGCTACCGCCACCTACACCGTCAAGGGCATGACCTGCGGCCACTGCGTCAGCTCGGTCAAGGAGGAGGTCAGCGAGGTGCCCGGCGTCACCGGCGTCGAGGTGGACCTCGCCACCGGCCTGCTGACCGTTGAGAGCGAGCCCCCGGTCGACGAGGCGAAGATCGTTGCCGCCGTCGAGGAGGCCGGATACGAAGTGGCGAGCCAGCCCTGA